The following proteins are encoded in a genomic region of Acidimicrobiales bacterium:
- the queF gene encoding preQ(1) synthase: MPSQSSRSLEAVPNPSVGRDYEVRCRTPEFTCVCPRTGQPDFATVTITYVPGDSIVELKSLKLYLWSFRDEGAFHEDVTNRILDDLVAAIAPRRMTVHTDWLVRGGISTTVEASHP; this comes from the coding sequence GTGCCGAGCCAGTCGTCCCGAAGCCTCGAAGCTGTCCCGAACCCCAGCGTGGGGCGGGACTACGAGGTTCGCTGCCGGACCCCGGAGTTCACCTGCGTCTGCCCGCGCACCGGCCAACCCGACTTCGCCACGGTCACCATCACCTACGTGCCGGGGGACTCCATCGTCGAGCTCAAGTCGCTCAAGCTGTACCTGTGGAGCTTTCGCGACGAGGGCGCCTTCCACGAGGACGTCACCAACCGCATCCTCGACGACCTCGTCGCCGCCATCGCCCCCCGCCGGATGACCGTGCACACCGACTGGCTCGTACGAGGCGGGATCTCCACCACGGTGGAGGCGTCGCACCCCTGA
- a CDS encoding DUF5679 domain-containing protein — protein MASYEGYCVKCREKREFDGQVVEMANGRRAAQGTCPVCGTKMNRMLGKDA, from the coding sequence ATGGCCAGTTACGAGGGTTACTGCGTGAAGTGCCGCGAGAAGCGGGAGTTCGACGGTCAGGTCGTGGAGATGGCGAACGGCCGGCGGGCCGCCCAGGGCACCTGTCCCGTCTGCGGCACCAAGATGAATCGCATGCTGGGCAAGGACGCCTGA
- a CDS encoding serine hydrolase domain-containing protein has product MRTGAAEGLHLGAQVAVSFRDRAAAFVDGLAAPGRPMRDDTLLPWFSATKVVTAVAVLQQWERGNLAPDDPVAVHVPEFAAAGKDGVTIRHLLTHTAGLAAGAGSGLGWDELLAAACSSSLVAGWQPGRRAAYSPRLGFHVLGEVVRRVDGRAFDAYVSEEVLEPLGMADSWLAMTPSRWTAYGERMGVIHDTAGGAVRPIDTLARPEAFAVPFPSSSGVGPAGDLLRLFSALLGTGTLDGVRMLSAQTVDAMCARHRAGLEDETFGAVVDWGLGVMVNSWQYERRPAPYGYGDVASLRTFGHGGSQSSVGFADPDAGLAAVVIFNGMAGEARHHRRTQPVLNALYEDLGLTGRTPSGG; this is encoded by the coding sequence ATCCGGACGGGTGCGGCCGAGGGCCTCCACCTGGGGGCCCAGGTGGCCGTGTCGTTTCGGGACCGTGCCGCCGCGTTCGTCGACGGGCTGGCCGCGCCGGGTCGCCCGATGCGGGATGACACGCTGCTCCCCTGGTTCTCGGCCACCAAGGTGGTGACGGCCGTCGCCGTGCTCCAGCAGTGGGAGCGCGGCAACCTCGCACCCGACGATCCGGTGGCCGTCCACGTCCCGGAGTTCGCGGCGGCCGGCAAGGACGGGGTGACCATCCGCCACCTGCTCACCCACACGGCAGGGCTGGCGGCGGGGGCGGGTTCTGGGCTCGGGTGGGACGAGCTGCTCGCCGCCGCGTGCTCCTCGTCGCTCGTGGCCGGGTGGCAGCCGGGCCGGCGGGCGGCGTACTCGCCGCGGCTCGGGTTCCACGTGCTCGGCGAGGTGGTGCGCCGGGTCGATGGTCGTGCATTCGACGCCTATGTCAGCGAGGAGGTGCTCGAGCCGCTGGGGATGGCCGACTCGTGGCTGGCGATGACGCCGTCCCGCTGGACGGCGTACGGCGAGCGCATGGGTGTCATACACGACACCGCAGGCGGGGCGGTGCGCCCCATCGACACCCTGGCCCGGCCGGAGGCCTTCGCCGTCCCCTTCCCGAGCAGCAGCGGCGTCGGGCCGGCGGGTGACCTGCTCCGGTTGTTCTCCGCCCTGCTGGGCACGGGGACGCTCGACGGCGTGCGGATGCTGTCGGCGCAGACGGTGGACGCCATGTGCGCGCGGCACCGGGCCGGACTGGAGGACGAGACGTTCGGCGCTGTCGTCGACTGGGGCCTCGGCGTCATGGTGAACTCCTGGCAGTACGAGCGCCGCCCGGCGCCGTACGGCTACGGCGACGTCGCGTCATTGCGCACGTTCGGCCACGGTGGCAGCCAGTCGTCGGTCGGCTTCGCCGACCCCGACGCCGGCTTGGCCGCCGTCGTGATCTTCAACGGGATGGCGGGAGAGGCCCGGCATCACCGGCGCACACAGCCCGTGCTGAACGCCCTGTACGAGGACCTCGGGCTCACCGGACGTACCCCTTCCGGGGGTTGA
- a CDS encoding TetR/AcrR family transcriptional regulator — protein MVQETAEPPDWRESRRRSAQSVIVQAAWSVVHEDGLAALSLRDLARRAGITTPTVYAYFASKNDIYDAMFCEAAEQFELSATAPYDVDDPRQVLVASVHRFVDFCTSDLARYQLLFQRAIPGFEPSAASYAPAVRTLARVQDQLAAIGIADGKYVDMWTAWTTGLVDQQIANDPGGDRWIRLIEDFVAMFLAHCSPAGPRAPDPAPRRTRPRRTSP, from the coding sequence ATGGTGCAGGAAACGGCGGAGCCGCCCGACTGGCGGGAGTCCCGACGGCGCTCGGCGCAGTCGGTCATCGTGCAGGCGGCCTGGTCCGTCGTGCACGAGGACGGCCTGGCTGCGCTTTCCCTGCGCGACCTCGCCCGGCGGGCGGGCATCACGACCCCGACGGTGTACGCGTACTTCGCCTCCAAGAACGACATCTACGACGCCATGTTCTGCGAGGCGGCCGAGCAGTTCGAGCTGTCCGCCACGGCACCCTACGACGTCGACGACCCGCGACAGGTCCTGGTGGCCAGCGTCCACCGCTTCGTCGACTTCTGCACGAGCGACCTGGCTCGGTACCAACTGCTGTTCCAGCGGGCGATCCCCGGGTTCGAACCATCGGCTGCGTCCTACGCTCCCGCCGTCCGGACCCTGGCCCGGGTCCAGGACCAACTCGCCGCCATTGGCATCGCCGACGGGAAGTACGTCGACATGTGGACGGCGTGGACCACCGGGCTGGTCGACCAGCAGATCGCCAACGACCCGGGCGGTGACCGTTGGATCCGGCTGATCGAGGACTTCGTCGCCATGTTCCTGGCGCATTGCTCGCCGGCCGGGCCTCGTGCACCGGACCCGGCCCCACGACGAACCCGCCCGCGACGAACCTCGCCATGA
- a CDS encoding VOC family protein — MSSVTRPRTHHIALTVTDIDASVDWYQAIFGVNFKMDVPHQGGVGKLLMDDSGELVIVLHRHDGNEGALFDETATGLDHVGFFVPGRADLQAWQEHLERGGVTRSETAAKPSTQSPIADEAYGSVLVFRDPDNIQLEIFSPPGA, encoded by the coding sequence ATGTCGAGCGTCACGCGTCCCCGGACGCACCACATCGCCCTCACCGTCACCGACATCGACGCCAGTGTCGACTGGTACCAGGCCATCTTCGGCGTCAACTTCAAGATGGACGTCCCCCACCAGGGCGGCGTCGGGAAGCTCCTGATGGACGACAGCGGCGAGCTCGTGATCGTGCTCCACCGCCACGACGGCAACGAGGGGGCCCTGTTCGACGAGACGGCCACGGGGCTCGACCACGTCGGCTTCTTCGTGCCGGGCAGGGCCGATCTCCAGGCGTGGCAGGAACACCTCGAGCGCGGCGGTGTCACCCGTAGCGAGACGGCGGCCAAGCCTTCGACGCAGTCGCCGATCGCCGACGAGGCCTACGGGTCGGTGCTGGTGTTCCGCGACCCCGACAACATCCAGCTGGAGATCTTCAGTCCGCCCGGGGCTTGA